From the genome of Aspergillus fumigatus Af293 chromosome 1, whole genome shotgun sequence, one region includes:
- a CDS encoding Smr domain-containing protein — translation MDEYNKQASEFIFRENNADGRVPADTIDLHGQFAEEAEEILEQRIKYAKAHGQTHLHVIVGKGNHSANHVQKIKPRVEQVCRELGLQYATEENAGRIYVNLTGGPAEMPPSTGHGHGHGHGQGHGQSYSHGQPAHQQYPGQQPHHQQQGEQQQDEIEQVVNAILPRVLRKLEKACCTIM, via the exons ATGGACGAGTACAACAAACAAGCGTCCGAGTTCATCTTCCGCGAGAATAACGCCGACGGGCGCGTGCCGGCCGATACGATCGATCTACATGGGCAGTTCgccgaggaggcggaggagattcTCGAACAGAGGATCAAATATGCCAAGGCGCATGGGCAGACTCATCTCCATGT GATTGTGGGAAAGGGAAACCACTCCGCCAACCACgtccagaagatcaagcCGCGAGTCGAACAGGTCTGTCGCGAGCTGGGGCTGCAGTATGCCACCGAGGAGAACGCGGGCCGGATCTATGTGAATCTGACCGGGGGCCCGGCGGAGATGCCGCCCTCCACTGGGCAcggacatggacatggacatggacaAGGCCATGGGCAGAGCTACAGTCATGGCCAGCCGGCGCATCAACAGTACCCCGGTCAACAACCGCATCACCAACAGCAGggtgagcagcagcaggacGAGATCGAGCAGGTGGTCAATGCGATCCTTCCCCGGGTGCTCCGCAAGCTCGAGAAGGCTTGTTGTACAATTATGTGA
- a CDS encoding FPP/GGPP synthase family protein: MSSGSAFQPPIEIPTRKSSAGMADRLHTSSSVMDGSQLQGEGPQTNMDSSRRHTRNRSSFDGTKYRDGKWSQEYEKILMGPYDYMQQHPGKDIRRQLITAFNVWLQVRPESLSIITKVVGMLHTASLLVDDVEDNSILRRGIPVAHNIFGTAQTINSANYVYFLALQEVQKLNNPTAIDIFVQELLNLHRGQGMDLFWRDTLTCPTEEDYLDMVGNKTGGLFRLAIKLMQAESTTGIDCVSLVNVMGLIFQICDDYLNLSNKTYTQNKGLCEDLTEGKFSFPIIHSIRSNPRNHQLISILKQRTKDEEVKLYAISYMESTGSFAYTRKVVREFRDKALSLIDEIDAQCDGKQAEGQKDGAMVRAILDKITESTLRDDNGADDAGGGK, from the exons ATGTCGTCGGGATCTGCGTTTCAACCTCCGATAGAGATTCCAACTCGAAAGAGCTCCGCCGGTATGGCCGACCGTCTGCATACAAGCTCATCTGTGATGGATGGAAGCCAGTTGCAAGGTGAGGGGCCTCAGACCAACATGGACTCTTCCAGAAGACATACGCGGAACCGATCCAGCTTCGATGGCACCAAATATCGTGATGGGAAATGGTCGCAGGAGTACGAGAAGATCCTGATGGGCCCGTATGACTACATGCAGCAACATCCCGGCAAGGATATCCGGCGGCAGCTCATCACCGCTTTCAATGTCTGGCTTCAAGTCCGTCCGGAGAGCCTCTCAATCATCACCAAAGTCGTGGGGATGCTTCACACCGCTTCGTTGCT GGTCGATGATGTGGAAGACAACTCCATCCTCCGCCGCGGCATTCCCGTCGCTCACAACATCTTCGGTACTGCGCAAACCATCAACTCTGCCAATTACGTATACTTTCTGGCTCTTCAAGAAGTTCAAAAATTGAATAACCCGACTGCTATTGATATCTTCGTTCAGGAATTATTGAACCTGCATCGGGGTCAGGGGATGGATCTGTTCTGGCGAGACACCCTCACCTGTCCTACAGAAGAGGACTATCTGGACATGGTGGGGAACAAAACGGGCGGTCTCTTCCGGCTCGCAATCAAGCTGATGCAAGCCGAGAGCACCACCGGCATAGACTGCGTGAGCCTCGTCAACGTCATGGGCCTGATCTTTCAGATCTGCGATGACTATCTCAACCTTTCCAACAAGACTTACACCCAGAACAAGGGTCTATGTGAAGATCTGACGGAGGGCAAATTTTCGTTCCCTATTATCCACAGTATCCGGTCCAACCCACGGAACCATCAGCTTATCAGTATTCTCAAACAGCGAAccaaggacgaggaggtcaAGCTGTATGCGATTAGTTACATGGAAAGTACCGGCAGTTTTGCCTACACGAGGAAAGTGGTTCGGGAATTCCGTGACAAGGCGTTATCTCTCATCGACGAGATTGACGCACAGTGTGATGGGAAACAGGCCGAGGGGCAGAAGGATGGGGCGATGGTGCGGGCGATTCTCGACAAGATCACCGAGTCGACTTTGCGGGATGATAATGGcgctgatgatgctggtggcGGCAAATGA
- a CDS encoding cell division control protein 14 has protein sequence METLLAHSFDYLSSYEPSKVRKGLRQVEGLLAQICLSKSKQPVSEKRRSLLSFGAPQPEPKALSDLKDDPAFREFFKLQEGFQWNVAMRLVTCLEHLLGRGRTGTNDLLILSTLELIQGVLLLHPPSRTLFAREIYMNLLLDLLDPINCPAIQSATLLTLVTALLDHPANTRTFEELDGLLTVTSLFKQRATSREVKLKLVEFLYFYLMPETPTYPVGASAPNTAVCGLQRSPSKLGGGPYSRSLNVAGPGHGGKGHGDTRTTEEKQALLGRYLNNVEDLVEDLKETAPFGATVY, from the exons ATGGAGACGCTATTGGCGCACTCATTCGACTATCTCTCTTCCTATGAGCCAAGCAAAGTCCGCAAGGGATTGCGCCAGGTGGAAGGCCTGCTCGCGCAGATCTGTTTGTCCAAGTCGAAACAGCCGGTGTCTGAAAAACGGAGGTCGCTGCTGTCATTTGGAGCTCCCCAGCCAGAGCCTAAGGCTCTATCTGACTTGAAAGATGATCCGGCCTTTCGAGAATTCTTCAAATTGCAAGAAGGCTTTCAATGGAATG TCGCAATGCGCCTGGTGACCTGCCTGGAGCATCTACTGGGTCGCGGAAGGACTGGAACCAATGACTTGCTCATTCTATCTACACTTGAACTGATTCAAggcgtcctcctcctccacccgcCATCGCGGACTCTTTTCGCTCGCGAAATTTAcatgaatcttcttcttgacctcctcgacCCCATCAATTGCCCTGCGATTCAGTCCGCGACTCTTCTCACCCTTGTCACAGCATTGTTGGACCACCCAGCTAACACGCGAACGTTTGAAGAACTGGACGGACTGCTCACCGTGACTTCCTTATTTAAGCAGCGCGCGACGTCGCGTGAGGTCAAACTCAAGCTTGTTGAATTCCTTTATTTCTATCTGATGCCGGAGACCCCAACATATCCCGTCGGGGCAAGTGCTCCAAATACGGCGGTCTGCGGGTTACAGCGCAGCCCCAGCAAACTAGGCGGTGGTCCGTATTCACGAAGTCTCAATGTGGCGGGCCCCGGGCATGGAGGAAAGGGCCATGGGGATACGCGCACGACCGAGGAGAAACAGGCTCTGTTAGGGCGATATCTCAACAATGTGGAGGACCTAGTGGAGGATCTGAAGGAGACGGCTCCCTTTGGAGCGACGGTCTATTAG
- a CDS encoding putative mitochondrial outer membrane protein (Sam35), producing MSPDNHGASVQATEDTPSSRARDFFSVPAPVKRIFDRFPLVTYPSNDLPHHSGIARRGNRLFVFTDPASARRGRPSFNPQCLKWQAYLKFVGIDLELVPSNNHASPTGALPFLLPALPAATTGPIPSNKLQKWAIEQVHCEEEQQLDVRFEVYASLLDHRIRNAWLYMLYLDAKNFEAVARRLYVDPSTSNCAVRAALAMQLQQAARDELLKTSAYVDVVALEADAADAFEALSTLLGENDHFFNRPNPGLFDASVFAYTHLILDEGMGWKQNRLGELLRQHKNLVQHRNRLLRFF from the exons ATGTCCCCAGACAACCATGGCGCCTCCGTCCAGGCTACGGAGGATACGCCGTCTTCTCGCGCTCGGGATTTCTTCTCCGTTCCTGCACCGGTTAAGCGCATCTTCGACCGATTTCCTCTTGTCACCTATCCTTCAAATGACCTTCCTCATCATTCCGGGATAGCCCGACGTGGCAACCGTTTGTTTGTCTTCACAGATCCCGCCAGCGCCAGACGAGGGAGGCCGTCGTTCAACCCGCAATGTCTCAAGTGGCAG GCATACTTGAAATTTGTGGGAATCGACTTAGAACTCGTCCCTTCAAACAACCACGCTTCTCCAACCGGCGCgcttcctttccttctcccCGCGCTACCAGCCGCTACTACTGGGCCGATTCCCTCGAACAAACTACAAAAATGGGCCATTGAACAGGTCCACTGTGAGGAAGAGCAGCAATTGGATGTGCGCTTTGAGGTGTATGCCTCATTGCTGGATCACCGGATACGAAATGCCTGG CTATACATGCTATACCTGGACGCGAAGAACTTTGAAGCAGTAGCACGGAGACTATATGTGGACCCATCGACCAGCAATTGTGCAGTGCGCGCCGCTCTGGCCATGCAGCTCCAGCAAGCTGCGCGCGACGAGCTACTGAAGACCTCGGCTTACGTGGATGTTGTCGCCTTGGAGGCCGATGCTGCGGACGCATTTGAGGCGCTTTCAACACTACTAGGAGAAAACGATCATTTCTTCAACCGACCGAATCCCGGGTTATTCGACGCCAGTGTTTTCGCGTACACGCATCTGATTCTGGATGAAGGGATGGGTTGGAAGCAGAATCGACTGGGAGAGCTGCTGCGACAGCATAAGAATCTTGTACAACATCGCAACAGACTGCTAAGATTCTTTTAG
- the mac1 gene encoding copper fist DNA-binding domain-containing protein: protein MPLDEEGAKWSCKPCIRGHRSSKCQHFDRLMIKVPKAGRPLAKCPHPKGKCSCQRECAFMIAIPKGSTCLCRPVYQVPASMGEHVPAPNPLSVPPMTPQLPSTGDSQQCERRAGTFQSPGNFASGFTTVSGFENKHGENGVFSHLPPYPSYDSGLGIASNSSGVANSGFITPPTFMAQQAFDNVSSSGSQKSSCCSAKTPTTVPAPTQSSFCQKNDSPMNSQTASYQPYSDGAMYPPTSTRQNSSWQHFYTAGQNNYSSHYPLQNQTLGQPAVIPNYIPQPAVDYSKPSFSQHNVANGNAFFHGTLSQPTSGQTQTLGPPHTTFSGEQKHDCNCGDSCQCLGCATHPFNSTTRQHVQEMGLLVTLDGEESSFEHLNGYRNLQSNDNPDATPFNYNLTNFSHFGHENHSEAIHNTDNTSPNGSSPSTEYPSEQHLMVPSEYYTIEYPVQLPNACSDVTGSCLCGNDCACVGCLTHSGHNGFAVESSAIENNNLSPSSPSAKHESVGSPLVPGHTHATVQSPNPML, encoded by the exons ATGCCTCTTGATGAAGAGGGAGCCAAATGGTCATG TAAACCATGTATTCGTGGCCATCGCTCGTCGAAATGCCAGCATTTCGACAGACTGATGATTAAAGTCCCAAAGGCTGGGCGCCCGCTTGCCAAATGCCCTCATCCCAAGGGCAAGTGTAGTTGTCAGCGGGAGTGCGCCTTTATGATTGCTATACCCAAAG GATCTACCTGTCTATGTAGGCCAGTATATCAGGTGCCTGCCAGCATGGGGGAACATGTTCCGGCTCCAAATCCACTCTCCGTCCCCCCCATGACTCCTCAACTACCGTCCACAGGTGACAGCCAGCAGTGCGAGAGAAGGGCCGGTACTTTCCAATCACCTGGGAATTTTGCCAGTGGTTTCACCACTGTTTCTGGGTTTGAAAACAAGCACGGCGAGAATGGAGTCTTTAGCCATCTGCCGCCATATCCATCATACGACTCAGGGCTCGGTATTGCTAGCAACTCGAGCGGCGTTGCAAACTCCGGATTTATCACTCCACCTACTTTTATGGCTCAGCAGGCATTCGATAACGTCTCGAGCTCGGGGTCCCAAAAGAGTAGCTGCTGTTCTGCAAAGACGCCAACAACCGTCCCCGCACCGACTCAGAGTTCTTTTTGCCAAAAGAATGACTCGCCTATGAATTCGCAGACTGCATCCTACCAGCCTTATTCGGATGGCGCGATGTATCCACCAACTTCGACTCGACAGAACTCATCCTGGCAGCATTTCTATACAGCTGGCCAGAATAACTACTCATCGCATTACCCTTTACAGAATCAGACACTCGGACAGCCTGCGGTCATACCGAACTACATACCTCAACCGGCAGTAGACTACTCAAAGCCGAGTTTCTCGCAGCATAATGTTGCCAACGGTAATGCGTTCTTCCACGGCACCTTATCACAGCCCACGTCGGGTCAGACACAAACCCTTGGTCCCCCACATACAACTTTCAGCGGAGAGCAGAAGCATGACTGCAACTGTGGGGACAGTTGCCAGTGTCTAGGATGCGCCACCCATCCCTTTAACAGCACTACCAGACAGCACGTCCAAGAGATGGGTCTCTTAGTCACGCTTGATGGTGAGGAATCGAGTTTCGAGCATTTGAACGGCTACCGCAATTTGCAATCGAATGACAACCCTGATGCCACTCCGTTCAACTACAACTTGACCAATTTCAGCCATTTCGGCCATGAAAACCACTCGGAGGCCATACACAACACGGACAACACCAGTCCAAATGGCAGCTCGCCTTCTACAGAGTATCCCTCAGAGCAACATCTAATGGTACCCTCCGAATATTACACCATCGAATATCCTGTGCAACTCCCCAATGCTTGCTCGGATGTGACTGGCAGTTGCCTCTGCGGCAACGATTGTGCCTGCGTTGGCTGTCTTACACATAGTGGCCACAATGGCTTTGCGGTCGAATCCTCAGCGATCGAGAACAACAATTTGTCTCCATCGAGTCCTTCTGCAAAGCATGAGAGCGTCGGCTCCCCTCTTGTACCTGGGCACACACATGCCACCGTTCAATCACCAAACCCAATGCTCTAG
- a CDS encoding MICOS complex subunit MIC10, with protein MADTNESQPVLRSTKPVSEALLNEKWDRAISSMIIRSSLGLSFGVVFSVLLFKRRAWPAWVGLGFGAGRAWEEADASFRRGDSPVRDALRK; from the exons ATGGCCGACACCAATGAATCCCAGCCGGTTCTCCGGTCCACCAAGCCCGTTAGCGAGGCATTGCTGAACGAGAAG TGGGATCGCGCCATCTCTTCCATGATCATTCGTTCCTCCCTCGGTCTTTCCTTCGGCGTTGTCTTTTCagtccttctcttcaagcGGAGAGCTTGGCCCGCGTGGGTTGGTCTGGGTTTCGGAGCTGGTCGTGCCTGGGAAGAAGCCGACG CTTCCTTCCGTCGGGGTGATTCTCCCGTTAGAGATGCGCTGCGTAAATAG
- a CDS encoding ribosome biogenesis protein URB2 → MPSVAEVGIFSDLSAGCRPRSSQETLLRLEKGTASPLAQINDAAQIIGLDLSLCATHPEPNRTGHIQTNAAPKEEWVLRWLLKKLRAGKSHRVEPASFLLLRQLIDLIPPKTLATILKDQKFLATLSDVIIDLEEDISSTLENGKADDLHFGSESSDTLGDSPHDEKKGTKRKRADADDQDAMDIDQQPQTSSSCFLSFIRVLDCLYSLVTLTSRAAGVDEVASSHLKHALRGEPESVAKLMGQSFKLTAIVSKQLFDGRKTTDLQHLLYIIPAVLELWEMRSSRRDDSDAGSSHESFAKYCFQDALRLQVCVRSFKLDTDERAQVLHGIERLIALHVVLPARTAFFDRGGAGIDYSSDEPDWSSVKPVSETFKPILCATNSSKTIKQEKKLWNTAELLPEFLDIAARSVPRDTFRRQTHEAPWLETLFVAVAELAFSIVKQESSGSSAAYVSEFVVVLEQLFRIVLNRNVQLSLHTLLTHAAYTGLLKEGLSPVEWGLTALLIELGADIFLPNSGLKDSTKLLRALLEKILLHWRSGVHPTDSNYDTIKNGIVIPLLRAFLAARDLPTFMQLWYEQLIDVEEARLVDSSLSLFSIWEDDDLCNVYSDILRSPLTHATADAQMRAAAVEIRGEDGKISSAPGAFAQFVLLEAGLRNRALGAAGAREELNSILGTVTATLSSKQSFHWRWRLWRLARNILANNVQSAEDPLMVATWNLTDAAVNSIQRNHKNRMKHTCSALESFEAYQFALAAVKETTDTGRLESFHVLTSEVKDYIGTITKQDTLGSLASPWNGRVETLDSSVSLALGYFLTLVRNPDIWPQLKTDDRRALFENILGLAASQSRLPSASLETYPPNARFVQAWTSVVCHEYLLNSPAIAVDLVHVLSKQLKEDKEYRKLYIESLQRVPGPLIMRHQRGVLLDLLQGILVQEDDMAEIKLGLLSLMAKLADMPKTAATCTSDWEPMFTAAKAVTLQGTENDLHVMKAFRNLHRAVLSKLLVLSEEDRNKLFKKMYRKVSAKVLKLKSLDHDSMECFFFRISLSQFWLHREQLSGAFVEQELDSCRRYMFHLIVAEVRSVKDQLKKKKIEETVTLIKILDALEDFEDLVVDSIEVEKFLTKIESYVERSMDSRSSLRRLIRRRVFTGRRSDRSITGSVVQCAETLSLKHMFGEEQQLFIRATTEKFKSMSVDEVTAVIRELRELGFDGDRAPYHLLAAGVAVASLPSTEDKETSAAKELSLLCTAVTGSLSQSTSIEHFTFATECLDILLRNHTRCISQWNIDSLLAAIAVCASKAGPRINPEYAATIYVRLCKLMGVLLGLHRQKLGGRFHLILPAMQRLLNCLFARSRKRSRSMLSAKGHTQQPYWLAPLQASHAVHFTRLLTSLCDPTVSAVSRPTQSGGNRDALTDQTKKAKRIAGQYLQYLIMEYAQSSLRGSLVPEVKAAILPGLYAVLDVMSRETMRAMNAGLDVSGRAIFKGLYDDYVKFGKWNKG, encoded by the exons ATGCCTTCAGTCGCGGAGGTTGGTATCTTCTCAGACCTGTCAGCGGGATGT CGCCCGCGCTCGTCGCAAGAAACTCTACTGCGGCTCGAAAAAGGCACCGCTTCACCTTTGGCACAGATCAACGACGCTGCTCAGATTATCGGACTTGATCTAAGCCTGTGTGCGACACATCCGGAACCCAATCGAACCGGACATATTCAGACCAATGCGGCCCCGAAAGAAGAATGGGTTCTCCGGtggttgttgaagaagctgcggGCAGGGAAAAGCCATCGTGTCGAACCGGCCtcatttctccttctgcgACAGTTGATCGATCTGATCCCTCCAAAGACCTTGGCCACCATACTCAAAGACCAGAAGTTTCTAGCGACATTAAGCGACGTGATTAtagatctggaggaagataTTTCCTCAACTCTTGAGAATGGAAAGGCTGATGATCTGCACTTTGGTTCGGAGTCGAGCGATACGTTGGGCGATTCACCACatgacgagaagaagggaaccaagaggaagagagccgATGCTGACGACCAAGATGCTATGGATATCGACCAGCAGCCGCAgacatcctcctcctgcttcctCTCCTTCATTCGCGTTTTGGATTGTCTTTATAGCTTGGTTACATTGACGAGTCGGGCAGCAGGTGTCGATGAAGTCGCCAGCTCGCACTTGAAGCATGCCCTCCGCGGCGAACCAGAGTCGGTCGCGAAACTGATGGGTCAATCGTTCAAGCTCACTGCCATAGTCTCCAAACAGCTCTTCGACGGACGAAAGACAACTGACTTGCAGCATCTCCTCTACATCATCCCGGCCGTGTTGGAGTTGTGGGAAATGAGATCTTCTCGCCGGGACGATTCGGACGCCGGGTCAAGTCATGAATCCTTTGCAAAGTATTGCTTCCAGGATGCGCTCAGGCTTCAGGTCTGTGTACGCTCCTTCAAACTTGATACGGACGAGAGGGCTCAGGTCTTGCACGGTATTGAGCGTTTGATTGCCCTCCATGTCGTCCTACCGGCTCGTACAGCGTTCTTCGACCGAGGCGGTGCGGGCATAGACTACTCGAGTGACGAGCCGGACTGGAGTTCCGTCAAACCGGTGTCCGAGACATTCAAGCCTATTCTCTGTGCGACTAATTCCTCAAAGACCAtcaagcaggagaagaagctttgGAACACTGCTGAACTGCTCCCTGAGTTCCTCGATATCGCTGCCCGCTCCGTTCCCAGAGACACCTTTCGCCGACAGACACATGAGGCTCCCTGGTTGGAGACCCTCTTTGTTGCGGTTGCCGAGCTGGCGTTCTCGATTGTCAAACAAGAGAGTTCGGGTTCATCGGCCGCCTACGTTTCCGAGTTTGTCGTCGTTCTGGAACAGCTGTTCCGTATTGTCCTAAACCGGAACGTGCAGCTCTCTCTACACACACTTCTCACCCATGCCGCATACACGGGGCTACTCAAGGAGGGTCTGTCCCCAGTTGAATGGGGCTTGACGGCCTTGCTAATTGAACTGGGAGCGGATATCTTCTTACCGAATTCTGGCCTCAAGGATTCAACCAAGTTGCTGAGGGCTCTTCTTGAGAAGATACTTCTTCATTGGCGCAGTGGCGTGCACCCCACAGACAGCAATTACGATACGATCAAGAACGGGATAGTGATCCCCTTGCTGCGCGCGTTCCTTGCCGCAAGAGATCTTCCAACTTTCATGCAATTATGGTACGAGCAGTTGATCGACGTCGAAGAGGCGCGCCTCGTGGATAGCAGTTTGAGTCTCTTCTCTATTTGGGAGGACGATGATTTGTGTAACGTTTATAGCGATATCTTACGAAGTCCCCTCACACACGCCACTGCTGATGCGCAGATGCGAGCAGCTGCAGTGGAAATAAGAGGCGAGGACGGGAAGATTTCGTCTGCGCCTGGTGCTTTTGCTCAATTCGTCCTCTTAGAAGCTGGTCTCAGGAACCGAGCCCTCGGTGCTGCGGGCGCGAGAGAAGAGTTGAACTCTATTCTTGGCACCGTGACGGCGACGCTGTCCTCAAAGCAGAGTTTCCACTGGCGTTGGCGTTTGTGGCGACTGGCTCGCAATATACTCGCGAATAATGTGCAATCAGCGGAGGATCCGCTCATGGTCGCGACTTGGAATCTAACCGATGCGGCGGTAAATTCAATCCAGCGTAACCATAAAAATCGAATGAAGCATACATGCTCTGCATTGGAATCGTTCGAAGCGTATCAATTCGCGCTGGCTGCTGTCAAGGAAACAACCGACACAGGTCGTTTGGAGAGCTTCCACGTCCTAACAAGCGAGGTTAAGGACTATATCGGTACAATCACCAAGCAAGATACCTTGGGATCCCTAGCTTCGCCTTGGAACGGTCGGGTTGAAACATTGGATTCATCAGTGTCTCTTGCCTTAGGCTACTTCCTTACGCTCGTCAGAAACCCTGATATTTGGCCTCAGCTGAAGACTGATGATAGGCGTGCTCTTTTCGAGAACATTCTCGGCCTAGCAGCGTCACAGTCTCGATTGCCCTCTGCGAGCTTGGAGACTTACCCGCCAAATGCAAGATTTGTCCAGGCATGGACCTCAGTCGTCTGTCATGAATACCTACTCAACTCGCCGGCAATCGCTGTGGATCTCGTTCATGTGCTTTCCAAGCAGCTGAAAGAGGATAAGGAGTATCGCAAGCTCTATATTGAAAGCCTTCAGAGAGTGCCCGGACCATTAATCATGCGGCACCAGAGAGGTGTGCTACTGGATCTGCTTCAGGGAATTCTTGTCCAGGAGGATGACATGGCGGAGATCAAGCTCGGACTcttgtcgttgatggccAAGCTGGCCGATATGCCCAAGACCGCGGCGACTTGCACGAGTGATTGGGAGCCCATGTTCACCGCAGCCAAAGCCGTTACGTTGCAGGGGACTGAAAACGATCTACATGTTATGAAAGCGTTCCGCAATCTACATCGGGCAGTGCTATCCAAGCTGCTTGTTCTGTCGGAGGAAGATCGGAATAAGCTGTTCAAAAAGATGTATCGCAAGGTTTCAGCCAAGGTCCTAAAGTTGAAATCTCTTGATCACGACTCAATGGagtgcttcttcttcagaatttCACTATCGCAATTCTGGCTCCATCGAGAACAGCTTTCTGGCGCATTTGTTGAACAGGAGCTCGATTCCTGCCGCCGGTATATGTTTCACTTGATTGTGGCTGAAGTTCGGTCTGTCAAGGAtcagttgaagaagaagaagattgaggaaaCCGTTACGTTGATCAAGATCCTTGATGCcctggaggactttgaggaCCTGGTGGTGGATAGCATTGAGGTTGAGAAATTCTTGACAAAGATCGAGAGCTACGTCGAAAGGTCTATGGACTCGCGCTCTTCGTTGCGGAGGCTCATAAGACGCCGTGTCTTCACTGGTCGACGATCGGACAGAAGCATCACAGGTTCTGTTGTTCAATGCGCTGAAACTCTTTCCCTCAAGCATATGTTTGGCGAGGAGCAGCAACTTTTCATCCGAGCGACTACAGAGAAGTTCAAGTCCATGAGTGTGGATGAAGTGACCGCGGTGATTCGAGAGTTACGCGAGCTTGGATTCGATGGTGATCGTGCCCCTTATCACCTACTTGCAGCTGGCGTTGCAGTCGCTTCACTACCGTCTACCGAAGACAAGGAGACCTCTGCAGCAAAAGAGTTGTCACTCCTATGCACGGCAGTTACAGGGTCTCTCTCGCAGAGTACTTCCATTGAACATTTTACTTTCGCCACAGAGTGTCTGGACATTCTGCTTCGCAACCACACCCGTTGCATTTCGCAATGGAACATCGACAGCCTCCTGGCCGCTATTGCTGTATGTGCCTCGAAAGCTGGACCCCGCATCAACCCGGAGTATGCTGCAACAATCTACGTCCGGCTCTGTAAGCTGATGGGAGTGCTGCTGGGTCTTCACCGTCAGAAACTCGGCGGGCGTTTCCACTTGATCCTTCCGGCCATGCAGCGGCTTTTGAACTGCCTCTTCGCCCGCTCCAGGAAGAGAAGTCGATCCATGCTTTCCGCAAAGGGGCACACACAGCAGCCGTACTGGCTTGCACCATTGCAGGCTTCACATGCTGTCCATTTCACCCGTCTGCTCACCTCGCTCTGCGATCCCACTGTCTCTGCCGTCTCACGACCCACACAATCCGGGGGCAACCGTGACGCTCTCACGGACCAGACCAAGAAAGCCAAGCGCATTGCCGGTCAGTACTTGCAGTACTTGATCATGGAGTACGCGCAGAGTTCACTCCGCGGCTCCTTGGTGCCGGAAGTGAAAGCAGCAATCCTTCCTGGTCTCTATGCCGTTCTGGACGTGATGTCGCGGGAGACCATGCGAGCCATGAATGCAGGCCTGGATGTTTCGGGACGGGCAATCTTCAAGGGTCTCTATGATGACTATGTGAAGTTTGGTAAATGGAACAAGGGTTGA